In Spodoptera frugiperda isolate SF20-4 chromosome 28, AGI-APGP_CSIRO_Sfru_2.0, whole genome shotgun sequence, one genomic interval encodes:
- the LOC118264899 gene encoding coiled-coil domain-containing protein 97 codes for MDSVSTDKSKTTEYDEEEITEVDVDPINDIIDYLVRCAKISFKNAHVNESEVRTSEKIKMACEIYKRSPTDFLLQFGKYLAPHHVGYFENLQSCADDSYRECIKHLKTYHSEKSKYKRVRNRRYIALQKLQNETDYFSEKQMMYRNPLLYEQLVGQYLTDEEIRERDGVDNENLTFLSMILETVDRNEMREMKNEQMLEEDMESMKITNTENKSNTSESGKEKKTKQWGAFDTPDTRPSYMPEPRKQSMITAPERRLLREEFLQEMFSSFIEGRDEDIDYQSIDNNEQYDDLQQVSQDAEDRYFDSETNEIDNLEEHMKLVQEYGRRNSDSNIQDDPFDTFMKHIANKQNLT; via the coding sequence ATGGATTCAGTGTCAACTGACAAAAGCAAAACAACAGAATATGATGAAGAAGAAATTACAGAAGTTGATGTCGATCCAATTAATGATATTATCGATTATTTAGTAAGATGTGCTaaaatttctttcaaaaatgCGCACGTAAATGAGTCTGAAGTACGAACTagtgaaaaaattaaaatggctTGCGAAATTTACAAACGGTCGCCGACTGATTTTCTGTTGCAGTTCGGAAAATATCTTGCTCCACATCATGTTGGTTACTTTGAAAATTTGCAATCCTGTGCTGATGACAGTTACCGCGAatgtattaaacatttaaaaacttacCATTCTGAAAAAAGCAAATATAAAAGAGTTCGCAACCGACGATATATCGCATTACAGAAACTTCAAAACGAAACAGATTACTTTAGTGAAAAACAAATGATGTACAGAAATCCATTACTTTATGAACAACTTGTTGGCCAGTACTTGACTGATGAAGAAATTAGGGAGCGAGATGGTGTGGACAATGAGAACCTTACATTTTTGAGTATGATCTTGGAAACAGTTGATCGCAATGAAATGAGAGAAATGAAAAATGAACAAATGCTTGAGGAAGACATGGAGTCtatgaaaataacaaacactgaaaataaaagtaataccaGTGAAAGTggcaaagaaaagaaaacaaagcaATGGGGTGCATTTGATACTCCAGATACAAGACCAAGTTATATGCCTGAACCTAGAAAGCAAAGTATGATTACTGCCCCAGAAAGAAGACTTTTAAGAGAGGAATTTTTACAAGAAATGTTTTCTAGTTTCATAGAGGGTAGAGATGAGGATATTGATTATCAAAGTATTGATAATAACGAGCAGTATGATGATCTCCAGCAAGTTTCGCAGGATGCTGAAGACAGATACTTTGACTCTGAAACAAATGAGATAGATAATCTTGAAGAACATATGAAACTTGTTCAAGAATATGGGAGAAGAAATTCTGATAGTAATATTCAAGATGATCCTTTTGATACATTTATGAAACACatagcaaataaacaaaatcttacataa
- the LOC118264917 gene encoding mitochondrial import receptor subunit TOM70, with protein MASTGSTPFPKWQLAILLGAPLAIGLGYLYLRKRLEDPEKKKVSELKAKTTISLDNEENNAKVSESAIDRAMKLKGAGNRAFHAGEYDKAIALYNEAIEACPPDRPVDLATFYQNRSACYEKREMWEQVKEDCTFALKLNEKYVKAFLRRSRAAEKSGDLVLALEDVTSACILERFQVQSSLVNADRILKALGRQHAREALAKRRPVMPSKHFIKTYFSAFSEDPITKIQLDDKTVKGFAKAKQALDAQDYDSIVDACTEEIKEDGKYKNEALLLRSTFYLLLGRHDDAQADLAKVIDSDASTKVKVNALIKRASLFTQLENTERCLEDFAKAAQLDPNNSDIYHHRGQVYLLLERMDEATAEFAKAVELNPDFSIAYIQKCYADYRHAQINKNMGALAQVRSDFERALEKFPRCAEAYILYAQVLSDQQEWGRAEALFDAALSVDPNNATLYVHKGLVQLQKSTDFDKAVKLINKAIEMDDKCDFAYETLGTIEVQRGNLRRSLESFEKAISLAKTELEMTHLFSLKDAAAAQLKVSERWGLDWTVS; from the exons ATGGCGTCAACAGGCAGTACACCTTTTCCGAAATGGCAACTTGCAATTCTTCTTGGCGCACCTCTTGCCATCGGTTTAGGTTACCTTTATCTCAGAAAGAGATTGGAAGATCcagaaaagaaaaaagtgtCCGAATTAAAAGCTAAAACTACCATTTCATTGGATAATGAAGAAAATAACGCAAAAGTCTCTGAGAGCGCTATCGACCGCGCCATGAAACTGAAAGGTGCCGGAAACCGGGCTTTCCATGCAGGAGAATATGATAAAGCTATAGCTTTGTACAACGAAGCCATCGAAGCATGCCCCCCCGACCGTCCAGTGGACCTTGCCACTTTTTATCAAAATCGGTCAGCATGCTACGAAAAACGCGAAATGTGGGAGCAAGTTAAGGAAGATTGTACATTTGCTCTGAAACTTAATGAGAAGTATGTGAAAGCTTTCTTGAGACGTTCTCGTGCTGCTGAAAAAAGTGGTGATCTGGTCCTAGCCCTTGAAGATGTTACTTCCGCCTGCATCCTTGAGAGGTTCCAAGTACAAAGTTCTTTAGTTAATGCTGACAGGATTTTGAAAGCTCTAGGTAGACAACACGCTCGCGAAGCATTGGCTAAACGTCGCCCAGTCATGCCGTCTAAGCatttcattaaaacatatttctctGCATTCTCTGAGGATccaattacaaaaatacaacttGATGATAAAACTGTTAAGGGTTTTGCTAAAGCAAAACAAGCTCTGGATGCTCAAGATTATGATTCCATTGTAGATGCATGCACTGAAGAAATCAAAGAGGatggaaaatacaaaaatgaagCTCTGTTGTTGCGTTCAACCTTCTATTTACTGTTGGGAAGGCATGATGATGCCCAGGCAGATCTTGCAAAAGTAATTGACAGTGATGCTTCTACCAAGGTTAAGGTTAATGCTTTGATCAAGCGTGCTTCATTGTTTACTCAGTTGGAGAATACTGAGCGCTGTCTAGAGGATTTTGCTAAGGCTGCTCAGCTGGATCCTAACAACTCGGATATCTACCACCACCGTGGACAAGTGTACTTGCTTTTGGAGCGTATGGATGAAGCAACAGCTGAATTTGCAAAGGCGGTCGAGTTGAACCCTGACTTTTCTATTGCTTATATACAGAAGTGCTATGCTGATTACAGACATGCACAAATCAACAAGAATATGGGTGCTCTGGCACAAGTGCGCTCTGATTTTGAAAGGGCCTTGGAAAAGTTCCCTCGATGTGCTGAAGCATACATTCTGTATGCTCAAGTTTTGTCAGATCAGCAGGAATGGGGCCGTGCTGAAGCATTGTTTGATGCTGCACTCTCAGTAGATCCCAACAATGCTACTTTGTATGTACACAAGGGGCTGGTGCAGCTGCAGAAGAGCACAGATTTTGATAAGGCTGTAAAATTGATTAACAAAGCCATTGAGATGGATGACAAATGTGACTTCGCATATGAGACACTTGGTACAATTGAAGTACAGAG AGGAAACCTGAGACGATCCTTAGAATCATTTGAAAAGGCTATATCATTAGCTAAAACTGAACTAGAGATGACACATCTGTTCTCTCTGAAAGATGCTGCAGCTGCACAACTGAAGGTATCTGAGCGCTGGGGATTGGACTGGACTGTCAGCTAG
- the LOC118264919 gene encoding uncharacterized protein LOC118264919, producing the protein MFCRKIINVLKLQQSLKPMAMHKLSMPVVHSQQRRFKSDLYEPDYLISMEPDEPVYDCLNLQVKGYDFALLEAYQSQLHKYAEVMGIQVDECWATPAQKIKVQRFKPGGTAVDAEYNLNIYERNVQVTDVPAWALGTLLRVARALLPEGCTLRVHEHEIAHEEVRYVPDNQLIELKQQLQDMGGSRAERKKRK; encoded by the exons atgttttgtagaaaaataataaacgtc CTTAAACTCCAGCAGTCTTTGAAGCCCATGGCCATGCATAAACTCAGCATGCCAGTGGTTCACAGTCAACAAAGAAGATTCAAGAGTGATTTATATGAACCTGATTACCTAATA agcATGGAACCTGATGAACCAGTATATGATTGCCTCAACCTGCAGGTGAAGGGCTATGATTTTGCCCTGTTGGAAGCCTATCAAAGTCAACTCCATAAATATGCTGAAGTTATGGGAATTCAAGTTGATGAATG ctgGGCAACACCGGCACAGAAAATTAAAGTACAAAGATTTAAGCCAGGTGGCACTGCAGTTGATGCTGAGTACAATCTTAATATCTACGAGAGGAATGTACAG gttacCGATGTTCCAGCCTGGGCTCTGGGCACACTACTGCGTGTAGCGCGTGCGTTATTGCCCGAAGGCTGCACATTGCGCGTGCATGAGCACGAGATTGCTCATGAAGAGGTCCGTTATGTGCCTGATAATCAACTCATTGAACTTAAACAGCAACTTCAGGACATGGGTGGCAGCCGCGCCGAAAggaaaaagagaaaataa
- the LOC118264895 gene encoding zonadhesin, whose translation MFSILRHILLLLFLVAVTSSRSFSSDLIATDTAPINQIANITYGAETDNQGTLTSIFSPRMDFEQWKPLTGRGDPLRNDPTYDYEPPVLERVHYWADDTRLEREHYPERKSEVLMLGVSSRKPSVTSRQPPLPPRRPAHRPLPNKYEDFTYKLSEHYPMTILVPPPPPPPGHQPPLFILSEDKPAVNKKVPPQIQVNHPLQSVIQDTTPTSEHLTSLYALQESNLIYQSSTTTQNWISNANETKIIENAVSSDYAGWGPTTPIDDKDAANETHNLILNENSDYSKHPYSFYKPMLSESPPPPKLILNPFVTSTFVPTALPPTTPVPVTASSTQVTWPTEKTTETIEVSTETPEETTTEKINTVVFQPTPVPTTETKLETSLFDMLGPMMSMPMVNGPERPEDNLYAHASETVHIFNEKKPDDIQIETMQTMQPPPPAKIVENPTVPHKQPFHVNSQVSNKMPALYTHGPYLHNRFTTPIPTTIEEYSETIKQTTEIPTVPMYLIIQGHSKVKTYSSKPKASVGKETANNEISKSLETNEVKHLHPKTKKSAKKLDLTDANRTNKAKNLKTLVDSGLGSIEIQETDLGIKYDVSDGSDVPIEIYRKGIVDNDENDYSTARKTTKETRTKRQIDLEDLLPFDEETIDEFVYNFLEGKKNETSITGLIAQAVTSDAAQAIDELDEDDDDNEQEDGR comes from the exons ATGTTTTcg ATACTACGGCACATTCTGCTGTTATTGTTCCTTGTGGCAGTAACCTCTTCCCGTTCGTTCTCCTCCGACTTGATTGCGACCGACACGGCACCCATCAACCAAATTGCCAATATTACAT ATGGAGCAGAAACTGATAACCAAGGCACCTTGACGTCGATATTCTCCCCGCGTATGGACTTTGAGCAATGGAAGCCACTAACTGGCCGTGGAGACCCGCTTCGCAACGACCCGACGTATGATTATGAACCACCTGTCCTCGAACGAGTCCACTACTGGGCAGACGATACTAGATTGGAACGAGAACATTATCCCGAAAGGAAATCAGAAGTATTAATGCTCGGCGTATCATCTCGGAAGCCGAGTGTTACCTCCCGGCAGCCGCCCTTACCACCGAGACGTCCCGCACACAGGCCTCTACCGAATAAGTACGAAGACTTTACCTACAAACTGAGCGAGCACTATCCAATGACAATTCTAGTGCCCCCGCCACCACCTCCTCCTGGCCACCAACCGCCGCTCTTTATCCTATCGGAAGATAAACCTGCCGTGAACAAAAAAGTACCGCCACAAATTCAGGTAAATCATCCTCTTCAGAGCGTAATTCAGGATACCACACCCACTTCTGAACATCTTACATCTTTGTACGCATTGCAAgaatcaaatttaatttatcaatcaTCAACAACTACCCAAAACTGGATAAGTAATGCTAATGAAACTAAAATCATAGAGAATGCAGTAAGTAGTGATTATGCTGGATGGGGACCAACCACACCTATAGACGACAAAGATGCTGCAAATGAAACGCATAAtctaattttgaatgaaaattccGATTATTCCAAACATCCATATTCGTTTTACAAACCAATGTTATCAGAATCTCCTCCTCCTCCCAAGTTAATACTAAACCCCTTCGTTACTTCAACATTTGTCCCAACCGCATTACCGCCCACAACACCAGTACCTGTTACTGCGAGCTCCACTCAAGTGACATGGCCAACTGAAAAAACAACAGAAACAATAGAAGTTTCTACGGAAACACCAGAAGAAACAAcaactgaaaaaataaatacagttgTGTTCCAGCCCACACCCGTACCCACTACAGAAACAAAATTAGAAACAAGCTTATTCGATATGCTTGGTCCTATGATGTCCATGCCAATGGTTAATGGTCCCGAAAGACCAGAAGATAATCTCTATGCTCACGCTTCTGAGACTGTTCACATATTTAATGAAAAGAAACCAGACGACATACAAATTGAAACAATGCAAACTATGCAACCGCCACCTCCAGCCAAAATTGTCGAAAATCCAACAGTACCTCACAAGCAACCATTCCATGTGAACTCAcaggtttcaaataaaatgccAGCCTTGTACACGCATGGACCGTATTTACACAATCGTTTTACCACACCGATTCCAACAACCATAGAAGAGTATTCAGAAACCATCAAACAAACGACTGAAATACCGACTGTGCCAATGTATCTCATAATACAAGGTCACTCCAAAGTTAAAACATATAGTTCAAAACCAAAAGCTTCAGTTGGAAAAGAAACAGCTAATAATGAAATTTCCAAATCTTTAGAAACAAATGAAGTTAAACATCTACATCCCAAAACGAAAAAATCTGCAAAAAAATTGGATTTAACAGACGCCAATCGAACTAACAAagctaaaaatttaaaaacattggtTGACAGTGGTCTGGGGTCTATAGAAATACAAGAAACCGATCTAGGAATAAAATACGACGTTAGTGATGGTAGTGATGTGCCAATAGAAATATATCGGAAGGGTATTGTAGACAATGATGAAAATGATTACTCTACTGCTAGAAAAACCACTAAAGAGACAAGAACAAAGCGTCAGATTGACCTCGAAGACTTACTGCCCTTTGACGAAGAAACTATTGATGAATTCGTTTATAACTTTTTAGAAggtaaaaaaaatgaaacaagtATTACTGGATTAATTGCGCAAGCTGTTACAAGTGATGCTGCACAGGCCATTGATGAACTGGATGAAGATGACGACGACAATGAACAAGAAGATGGGAGATGA